The following is a genomic window from Ethanoligenens harbinense YUAN-3.
CATTTTCTTTTTATCTTTTACATAAGTGTCCTTGGCCATGCCATCCTCCAATACTATGTGGCGTTTTCCTTTACTCCTATACCTCTCCTGTAAAACCGACACCCCTAAACCTCAAGCGACACCCCTCAGAGGGCAATCGTTGAATTGTATCAAATTTTGCGTCTTGTTTTCGTACAGCTTCGCCATGAACCCTGGTTCGGTGATAAGGCGCATATCCGGATCAAACAGCATGGCGACCATCAAACGAATGACCTCACGCGGGGTGAAGTGTTCGCCGGCGGTCTCGTTGGACATTTCGGAGAACTTGCGGATAAGTTCCTCGAAGATGTATCCCATCTCGTTGTTGGAAACGCGGTCGGGGTGCAAGTCTATATCGTCCACGAATCTGGTCACAACAAGATAGAGCAAGTTTGCCTTGTCCAAGCGGGCAATCTGCGAATATATGTCAAAGGACTCCAAAATCATGCGCGCGTTCTCGGAGAAGCCTTTTATGTAGTCGGTCAGGTTGTCGGCGATGTTTGCAGCATCGTCCTTTAGCTTGGCGAAGGTAAATTCACTGATGTTGTAAAACTTCAGACCGCCTGTAATGCTCTTGAACCCCGCCAACTTTGCGTACTCCGTCTTGAACATTCCTTGCCTATGAATCTCCATGACGCGCTCCTTGGTAGGGGCGAGGACGCTATCCAGACGACACAGCACGGTAAACGGCAGTATGACGTCGCCATACTCGCTCTGCTTGAAGTCGCCGCGCAGGATGTCGGCTATCTTCCATATGAAGTTGGATTTCTCCGAAATGTTAATACTCATTGATATCGACTCCTTTCTCGCATAGGCGCAGATAGCGTTCATAGGACATCACTACCGCTATGGGTTTGCCGTTCTTCTGAATGTAGGCTGTTTTGTCTGCGGCGGCCAGTTCCTTTAGCAAACGCGAGGACTGTCCTCGGTTGAATTCGGCTATGTTCAAGTGCTCCATTATCGGCACCTTGGGGGGCGAGGTTTTCTTGTCCGGCATTACACTTCCTCCTCTGGACACGACATGCTCATACTACCTTCTGTTTTAACACAAATAGATTGTAATTACAAATTTTATTGTAAAATCATTTCAAATGATTTTTACTGTTGGAAAAGTAATTACTTTTTGGGTGTAAATGCCTACTCCTAATCTCCTTTAAGAGCCGTCATTCAAGCGGAGGGACCGGTCGGAAGCAGCTTGCCCTGCTGCTGAATTGCGTCGAAGATTATATTGGGGGAGAACCAATCCGGTGCGCGTAAAAAGGTATCATGGCGCGCATTATTTCCTCTGCAGGGCGAGGAAAAAGCCACGGCGGAACTGGGGCTGAGCTTTCTTGCGTATAATCTGAAACGCGCGATCCATCTGGTCGGCGTAAGGAATCTGGTTGCTACGATGCAGGGACGGACCCCTTGTTTTTATCAAAGTGGGGAATAAACGTTAAAAATGGGCATAAAAAATCTGAAAAGCCTGATAAAATCAGACTTTTCAGACGAATTGTGGTGGAGATGAGGAGGATCGAACTCCTGACCTTACGGATGCGAACCGTACGCTCTCCCAGCTGAGCTACACCCCCATATGAAATTGTGAGGAACTGTGCTATATTTTCAAACCACCCTGGGGGGATGGCGAAAACCCAAATAAAATCTGTGACTTCGAAACCAAGGGGAATTTGTATGTGGTGAGACAGGTTACCGTGGAAGTTTCGCTCAAGTCCGCTTTGTGGTTTTACAACCACCTCTTGACCTTACGGATGCGAACCGTACGCTCTCGCGCAGTGTTCAGTTTTCGTTAAAAATCTTATACGAATATTGAACAGTACAGCGGGATCGCCTGCAATATTTTGTGTAACTTTTACAGTCAAATGCAAAAAATGCGTTTGGCTGTTTCTTTTTGTCCCGGATTTCACCGCGCCATTCCAGAGAACTGCCTCACCGAAAAAACGCACACTCTGGAAAAACAATATGCATAAAAATGTATACGGCGTGGGGTGTAGCCACATCGACCGCGAAGGGTTCGCCTCCCACATAAATTCAGATGCCCTCTGACTGTAAATGGAGGGATCATTTTATGAAGGAAAAACCGATTCAAAGCAAGGCCTCCCCTGCCCCTTTGATTGACACAGGGCAACTGGTTTTGACCGCCAATGCAGTCGTGCAGCCATTTGTGGAAACCGTGTGGGAGATCGCGCAAGACGATGAAGAACTGATTAACCGACTCCGTTCCCTGTTTTCGTTTCTGGATGAGGAAAAACGATACGCAGAGATGTTCGGCGTATTGCAGATTTTATATCGTCAAATCGGCCTTGAATTCACCAGCAAATTGAAAACTGAATTTCAAAACGACGCAGCTTTTGCGTATTTTATGCATGTTTATGCACTGGATTTCAACGAAACAATGGAGGATTTCATAGCCGGG
Proteins encoded in this region:
- a CDS encoding type I restriction-modification system subunit M N-terminal domain-containing protein; amino-acid sequence: MSINISEKSNFIWKIADILRGDFKQSEYGDVILPFTVLCRLDSVLAPTKERVMEIHRQGMFKTEYAKLAGFKSITGGLKFYNISEFTFAKLKDDAANIADNLTDYIKGFSENARMILESFDIYSQIARLDKANLLYLVVTRFVDDIDLHPDRVSNNEMGYIFEELIRKFSEMSNETAGEHFTPREVIRLMVAMLFDPDMRLITEPGFMAKLYENKTQNLIQFNDCPLRGVA
- a CDS encoding type II toxin-antitoxin system Phd/YefM family antitoxin — protein: MPDKKTSPPKVPIMEHLNIAEFNRGQSSRLLKELAAADKTAYIQKNGKPIAVVMSYERYLRLCEKGVDINEY